In the genome of Verrucomicrobiota bacterium, one region contains:
- a CDS encoding SDR family oxidoreductase has protein sequence MKLKDKIAIITGAASGIGKALCERFHQEGAAGIVAVDINEQGAIEVAQSVNGIGFGADVSIEADIIRVVEEAEKKYGRIDVFASNAGIGGTFDTEHSASASNEDWQRIWGINVMAHIYAARAVLPKMIERGSGYLLNTASAAGLLSQIGAAPYSVTKHAAIGFAESLAIAHHDQGIRVSVICPQAVRTAMTAGTDGGVAGWDGMIEPDVVSYATIQGMDEERFLILPHPEVLTYMQRKTADYDRWLSGMRRFRDKTNERKN, from the coding sequence CTCTGCGAACGTTTCCATCAAGAAGGCGCGGCCGGTATCGTGGCAGTTGATATCAACGAACAAGGTGCTATCGAGGTGGCTCAATCCGTCAATGGCATCGGCTTTGGAGCAGATGTGTCAATCGAAGCGGATATCATCCGGGTAGTGGAGGAGGCTGAAAAGAAATACGGACGTATCGATGTGTTTGCATCCAACGCAGGAATAGGTGGCACCTTCGATACCGAACACTCAGCATCTGCATCCAACGAAGATTGGCAACGTATCTGGGGGATCAACGTAATGGCTCACATTTATGCAGCCCGCGCTGTCCTGCCGAAGATGATAGAACGTGGCAGCGGCTATTTATTGAACACAGCATCCGCTGCAGGTTTGCTAAGCCAGATCGGCGCAGCCCCCTACTCGGTCACCAAGCATGCAGCCATCGGCTTTGCTGAATCGTTGGCCATCGCTCACCATGACCAGGGCATTCGTGTTTCTGTTATTTGTCCGCAAGCCGTTCGTACCGCCATGACTGCTGGAACGGATGGTGGAGTTGCTGGATGGGACGGCATGATAGAGCCCGATGTAGTATCTTATGCAACGATCCAGGGAATGGATGAGGAACGGTTTCTCATACTTCCTCACCCTGAAGTCCTCACCTACATGCAGCGCAAAACAGCGGACTATGATCGCTGGTTGAGCGGTATGCGACGGTTTCGCGATAAAACCAACGAACGAAAAAACTGA